One part of the Neodiprion virginianus isolate iyNeoVirg1 chromosome 3, iyNeoVirg1.1, whole genome shotgun sequence genome encodes these proteins:
- the LOC124300197 gene encoding tyrosine kinase receptor Cad96Ca isoform X2 — MFVICAIIAAAAFFTEAGCQYSDNTPPVTNVYRDWVVADNATIGTVVTVVRAEDNEQTKLTYGLEPVGHTLNWENAPQRPLPFYIDNSTGTVFTNESLLGRGGESLSLYVTVSDGKLEVKTEVYARILNSSARNGGHSSRFRPPFGFVPYHGSPQPPDIFAMTNRPPPPLPPPATSPRTTILHPQPSRTKKPEVLASSTSPPTSKSVASNEILGTALSNNNVNTSEQNGPQDLAMTIVPVAAVCALVLGLGMGAWSLRHKFCSSKKSKEEMKESASATVSNLSDNPSLVFSGWGRPKARSNTYEGPDKENPSGVQSKVAPDDWEFPRHRLKIFNILGEGCFGQVWKCEAQDIDGKPGPSIVAVKTLKENATERERLDLAQELKVMKSLETHPNVVRLLGCCTEREPMFVILEYVSGGKLQSFLRASREERNHGGPGLTSRDLTGFVYQIARGMEYLATRGVIHRDLAARNILIDENRACKVADFGFARDVAANQIYERKSEGRLPIRWMAPESLYDNIFSVKSDIWSFGVLIWEIVTLGSTPYPGLAAAEVMKRIKEGYRLDRPEHCKRELYNIMYYCWDKDPACRPSFTELVNLAEGLLLDETDYIELDRFPDHSYYNVLSLSGEKL; from the exons ATGTTCGTTATATGCGCGATCATCGCTGCAGCGGCCTTCTTCACAGAAGCCG GCTGCCAGTACAGTGACAACACTCCTCCAGTGACGAACGTCTACCGGGATTGGGTTGTCGCCGACAACGCAACCATTGGAACTGTCGTGACGGTCGTTAGGGCTGAAGACAATGAACAAACAAAGTTGACTTACGGATTGGAACCAGTGGGACACACCTTGAATTGGGAAAACGCTCCGCAACGGCCCTTGCCTTTTTACATCGACAACAGCACTGGGACCGTCTTCACCAATGAGTCCCTCCTAGGCAGA GGAGGTGAGAGCCTGTCTCTGTACGTGACTGTCTCGGATGGTAAGCTCGAAGTAAAGACTGAAGTCTACGCACGCATCCTGAACTCTTCGGCACGGAATGGAGGCCACTCCAGCAG ATTCAGACCACCATTTGGTTTTGTGCCGTACCATGGATCCCCGCAACCGCCGGATATATTTGCAATGACGAACAGGCCTCCGCCTCCCCTGCCACCACCCGCGACATCTCCGCGAACAACGATACTACATCCGCAGCCATCTAGGACAAAAAAACCTGAGGTTTTAGCGTCGTCCACGAGCCCGCCAACCAGCAAGTCGGTGGcatcaaatgaaattcttggaACCGCGTTATCGAATAATAACGTGAACACCAGCGAACAAAACGGGCCCCAAGATCTCGCCATGACGATCGTCCCTGTGGCTGCTGTGTGCGCACTTGTTCTTGGACTGGGAATGGGCGCTTGGTCACTTAGGCACAAATTTTGCAGTAGCAAGAAATCGAAAGAGGAAATG AAGGAGTCAGCTTCCGCTACGGTATCAAATCTATCCGACAATCCATCCCTTGTCTTCAGCGGTTGGGGTCGTCCAAAAGCACGCAGCAACACGTACGAAGGTCCGGACAAAGAGAACCCCTCGGGAGTACAGAGTAAAGTTGCCCCGGATGATTGGGAGTTTCCTAGACATCGGCTCAAG ATATTCAACATTCTTGGCGAAGGCTGCTTTGGACAGGTTTGGAAATGTGAGGCCCAAGATATCGACGGCAAGCCGGGGCCCAGCATAGTTGCTGTTAAAACCTTGAAGGAAAATGCAACGGAGCGAGAGAGATTGGACCTTGCCCAAGAGCTCAAAGTTATGAAATCATTGGAGACACACCCGAACGTCGTGAGGCTGTTGGGATGCTGCACGGAACGCGAGCCAATGTTTGTTATCCTCGAGTACGTCAGCGGAGGGAAATTACAAAGCTTTTTGAGAGCCTCTAGAGAGGAGAGAAATCACGGAGGTCCCGGTCTAACTTCGCGGGATCTCACTGGATTCGTTTATCAG ATTGCTCGAGGAATGGAGTACCTCGCAACGAGAGGAGTCATACACAGGGACCTGGCGGCTAGGAATATTTTGATAGACGAAAATAGGGCGTGCAAAGTCGCGGATTTCGGATTCGCCCGAGACGTGGCGGCGAATCAAATATACGAAAGGAAGTCGGAAGGTCGACTACCGATCAGATGGATGGCGCCCGAGAGCCTATACGATAATATATTTTCCGTCAAGTCCGATATATGGAGTTTTGGCGTTTTGATATGGGAGATTGTCACCCTAGGATCTACGCCATATCCCGGGCTGGCAGCTGCTGAG GTAATGAAGAGGATCAAGGAAGGATATAGACTGGATCGTCCTGAGCACTGCAAAAGAGAACTCTACaatataatgtattattgcTGGGACAAGGACCCAGCCTGCAGACCTTCGTTCACCGAGCTAGTCAATCTTGCGGAAGGTCTACTGCTCGATGAAACCGATTATATCGAGCTCGATAGATTTCCCGACCACTCGTACTACAACGTCCTCAGTCTCAGTggcgaaaaattataa
- the LOC124300197 gene encoding tyrosine kinase receptor Cad96Ca isoform X1: MFVICAIIAAAAFFTEAGCQYSDNTPPVTNVYRDWVVADNATIGTVVTVVRAEDNEQTKLTYGLEPVGHTLNWENAPQRPLPFYIDNSTGTVFTNESLLGRGGESLSLYVTVSDGKLEVKTEVYARILNSSARNGGHSSSRSPYPQPSGDRFRPPFGFVPYHGSPQPPDIFAMTNRPPPPLPPPATSPRTTILHPQPSRTKKPEVLASSTSPPTSKSVASNEILGTALSNNNVNTSEQNGPQDLAMTIVPVAAVCALVLGLGMGAWSLRHKFCSSKKSKEEMKESASATVSNLSDNPSLVFSGWGRPKARSNTYEGPDKENPSGVQSKVAPDDWEFPRHRLKIFNILGEGCFGQVWKCEAQDIDGKPGPSIVAVKTLKENATERERLDLAQELKVMKSLETHPNVVRLLGCCTEREPMFVILEYVSGGKLQSFLRASREERNHGGPGLTSRDLTGFVYQIARGMEYLATRGVIHRDLAARNILIDENRACKVADFGFARDVAANQIYERKSEGRLPIRWMAPESLYDNIFSVKSDIWSFGVLIWEIVTLGSTPYPGLAAAEVMKRIKEGYRLDRPEHCKRELYNIMYYCWDKDPACRPSFTELVNLAEGLLLDETDYIELDRFPDHSYYNVLSLSGEKL; the protein is encoded by the exons ATGTTCGTTATATGCGCGATCATCGCTGCAGCGGCCTTCTTCACAGAAGCCG GCTGCCAGTACAGTGACAACACTCCTCCAGTGACGAACGTCTACCGGGATTGGGTTGTCGCCGACAACGCAACCATTGGAACTGTCGTGACGGTCGTTAGGGCTGAAGACAATGAACAAACAAAGTTGACTTACGGATTGGAACCAGTGGGACACACCTTGAATTGGGAAAACGCTCCGCAACGGCCCTTGCCTTTTTACATCGACAACAGCACTGGGACCGTCTTCACCAATGAGTCCCTCCTAGGCAGA GGAGGTGAGAGCCTGTCTCTGTACGTGACTGTCTCGGATGGTAAGCTCGAAGTAAAGACTGAAGTCTACGCACGCATCCTGAACTCTTCGGCACGGAATGGAGGCCACTCCAGCAG TCGATCCCCTTATCCTCAACCTTCTGGAGATAGATTCAGACCACCATTTGGTTTTGTGCCGTACCATGGATCCCCGCAACCGCCGGATATATTTGCAATGACGAACAGGCCTCCGCCTCCCCTGCCACCACCCGCGACATCTCCGCGAACAACGATACTACATCCGCAGCCATCTAGGACAAAAAAACCTGAGGTTTTAGCGTCGTCCACGAGCCCGCCAACCAGCAAGTCGGTGGcatcaaatgaaattcttggaACCGCGTTATCGAATAATAACGTGAACACCAGCGAACAAAACGGGCCCCAAGATCTCGCCATGACGATCGTCCCTGTGGCTGCTGTGTGCGCACTTGTTCTTGGACTGGGAATGGGCGCTTGGTCACTTAGGCACAAATTTTGCAGTAGCAAGAAATCGAAAGAGGAAATG AAGGAGTCAGCTTCCGCTACGGTATCAAATCTATCCGACAATCCATCCCTTGTCTTCAGCGGTTGGGGTCGTCCAAAAGCACGCAGCAACACGTACGAAGGTCCGGACAAAGAGAACCCCTCGGGAGTACAGAGTAAAGTTGCCCCGGATGATTGGGAGTTTCCTAGACATCGGCTCAAG ATATTCAACATTCTTGGCGAAGGCTGCTTTGGACAGGTTTGGAAATGTGAGGCCCAAGATATCGACGGCAAGCCGGGGCCCAGCATAGTTGCTGTTAAAACCTTGAAGGAAAATGCAACGGAGCGAGAGAGATTGGACCTTGCCCAAGAGCTCAAAGTTATGAAATCATTGGAGACACACCCGAACGTCGTGAGGCTGTTGGGATGCTGCACGGAACGCGAGCCAATGTTTGTTATCCTCGAGTACGTCAGCGGAGGGAAATTACAAAGCTTTTTGAGAGCCTCTAGAGAGGAGAGAAATCACGGAGGTCCCGGTCTAACTTCGCGGGATCTCACTGGATTCGTTTATCAG ATTGCTCGAGGAATGGAGTACCTCGCAACGAGAGGAGTCATACACAGGGACCTGGCGGCTAGGAATATTTTGATAGACGAAAATAGGGCGTGCAAAGTCGCGGATTTCGGATTCGCCCGAGACGTGGCGGCGAATCAAATATACGAAAGGAAGTCGGAAGGTCGACTACCGATCAGATGGATGGCGCCCGAGAGCCTATACGATAATATATTTTCCGTCAAGTCCGATATATGGAGTTTTGGCGTTTTGATATGGGAGATTGTCACCCTAGGATCTACGCCATATCCCGGGCTGGCAGCTGCTGAG GTAATGAAGAGGATCAAGGAAGGATATAGACTGGATCGTCCTGAGCACTGCAAAAGAGAACTCTACaatataatgtattattgcTGGGACAAGGACCCAGCCTGCAGACCTTCGTTCACCGAGCTAGTCAATCTTGCGGAAGGTCTACTGCTCGATGAAACCGATTATATCGAGCTCGATAGATTTCCCGACCACTCGTACTACAACGTCCTCAGTCTCAGTggcgaaaaattataa